From the Onychostoma macrolepis isolate SWU-2019 chromosome 13, ASM1243209v1, whole genome shotgun sequence genome, the window TGTCAAACTCCTTATAGTGGCAGGAGCCGATATGCAGATCAAGAATGATGTAAGTACTACAGATCaggatgagaaaaaaatatttatctcAAGAAAAAATGTTCAAACAGCCGGATATAAATACTTCATTTGCTTGTTTCAGGAGGGCATCACAGCCACAGAACAGGTGAAGCAATGGCAGTTTGACACAAAGGAGACACTGGAGAAACTGGAACAGATGAGAGAGGTTGGTCTGGCCTGACAGACACATGGAGATGCATTGGATTCATTAGAGCGTCTGTGAACAGGTGCACGGCTGGAGAACAACCCCACCTCTGTCTGAGTAACTGTTTACTTTCTGTGTTAATTAGTGCTGAAAGGTGCCTGTCCTCACCAATTCATTAGTATACTGGatgaatgagcttttattaatctatataaaaatgaaggcttataatttgtatttgttttttctatttaaatagcGGCATAGTATAACTTGATCAGATCAGTATATACTGGTGAAAATTTTGGAATACATaagatttttgtatatttttgacagtcacttttgattaattaaatttaatccTTACTGTATGACAGTATTACTGTCTTACTTTTGATGGTGGTGTATATAGTggttccacaaaaaatattaggcagcaacattttgtcaatattgataattaataataataataatgtttgttgagcagcaaatcagcatattagaatgatttctgaatgatcatgtgacactgaagcctgaagtaatgatgctgaaaattcagctttgcatcacagaaattaattacatatttaaatatattaaaatagaaaacaattattcttaattgtaataatatttcatattattacagtttttgctgtattttgataaaaaaaataaaaacagccttggtgagcataagatacttttttttttttttttttttcaattacataaaaaaaaaatcttaattattctaACTTTTGTCTGgtattataaaaaaatcatataggtgattatatttaaatatgatgttttgttatgcatattattaaatCTTAATGTTGCTTATTATATTTCTGCATTACTCAGGTGAACATGGTTGatgcattatattataaaagTTTAATGACAAGATGGTTGGCACTAAGaaaatatttactatttacATTAGCATTTTGAGTAGTTTGCTAGCTTTGTCTTTCTGAAATGAGAAATGCATGCACAATATTTAGTCTATTCAACTTCTGCATAACATATCcttcatttgaaatatatttaacatgCTATAGTTTTGTCTATGGCTTACTGTGCCAGGACAGGCTCATTGCTGTGCATAGTTTCCTGATGCATCAGATGACAAGGCTTTGGGTGGAGGAAACTGATATGCCCATGTGTGAGACATACGCCATCTGTGCTTATTATATAATCACAATCTGGCAGCCTGAAAGCAAACATTTGCCCCAATATAAGGTTGTTTATGAATCAACAATCAAGCTCTTCTCTTTGTAtttactctgtgtgtgttttgctgctGTATTAGAGATGTAATCCATGGCCTGGCTCATCCAGTTCCCAAACTGATCTCTTGGCCTGCTGTCATGAAGGGTTTCCCTTTGTGTCACTGGCAGTCTCGCTGATAGAAACATCACACAGTGTGCCTGTGAATCACTTGTTTAAAGCGCACAGTTGTTCTATGATTAGAAAGCTTTTAGTCACACACTGCAGTGGTTTCATTTAGCGGTTGGAGTGCTGGATAAGTGCTATGTGCCCTGTTAATATTCTGTTAACCGATTCTTGAGAGAGGAATAACAGGCTACATATGTTCAAATAGAAATGGTTATgtattaagaaattaatttggaTGAATCTCTGGGGCCAGTGAGATTTGTCCTTTCCAaagaaattattgtttttatttagcattgATACATTAAACTGatgtgacagtaaatacatttatgatcaatgttacaaaagattttgattataaataaatgttgttccttagaactttctatttatcaaagattcctgaaaaaaatattaagcagcacaactgttttcagcattgataagaaatgtttttaagcaccaaatcagcatattaggattatttctgaaggatcatgtgacactaaaggctggagtaatgatgctaaaaaaattcagctttgttttcacaaaaataagttacattttaaaatacactaaaatagaaaataaaaggtTATCATGACAGAAtatgcataattaaaaaaaaaaatgatgcacCAAATTTAGATCAGGTGGTGTTTTCTGacttttatttcactttatttttcatgtcAGTCTTTTGATTCTCTGCTCAAATAAATAACAGTGCAAAATGCTTTTTGGTGTCAGTATATTTCAGATGATAGTGACTAAGGCTTCTGTCTGACACTGTGGATGATGGGAACAGTGAACCAtggaaaataaagtaaacacatAAATCAGTCATCAAACATCTGAAGTGAATGTATATCTGCCCAATGACccaattctttttaaataatttcaaacagttttttgtaatgtacaagACAAATACAACTAAAAAGAGTGTCATAATGTGTTAGTAAATTATATGtactcattttaaatgaatgaaattagcaaataaataagaaagtaAGACAATTTGCTGAAAACATTCCCTCACCGCTGTTGTACATCAGTAACAAGATTTTACTCCAGCAATATCGACttttaatgcaataaataagGCAAATGTGCAATAAAGAAtatgttgttttaaacaaacagacagTTACAATAGTAACGATACAGTCAAACGTAAGTGATACAATCGCAGACTCACGAAGGCAAATTTCATATATTTACCAAAAACATCTTCACGTGACCACGCTTCCGTACCTGCAATGCCTCCGATGGTGACTTGAGTTGTCCCATGCCTCCATAACAAACATACAgaattttgtgatgtttttaagcCACAGAGGAAACCAAGGCAGAGCAACAATGTGAGAGAAACAGAGGTGTGTGGAATGGAAACACTTTCATCCATCCCTGAGGGTCTGATGGGTCTCACATATTTTTGAGCTCCGTTGTTTGGTGAAGGCAGAGATCACCCCTGAACGCAGATCCACAGCTTTGACTTCTTTACTTGTGATACTGCAATCCGTAATGTATTCGGGGGCCTGATCTGAAAGCCGCAGTTAGGGGTGCTCTCACTGAGGTCAGTTTGTCATACAGAGAGGCCGCGAGCAGTGGATGCTGAGTTCTTGGCTCTCTGCACCACAGCCTGACACTTTTCACGTTTCAGAAGCTTGTTGTTCTCAAACACTCCCTCATTCCGTGGAGCACCATGGGAACCATCTGGAAATGTCAGCAGCCCTATGGAAAAAAGACCACATTTATTCATGCTATAAATCTTCACAAATCATAAACCCAATGccacatgaataaacaataattactttttattatccACCTTATTATCCAGGCTTCCAGTTATTTCAGCTGTacaaaaacagttgttctgcagctttatattacaaaatggtatttcttgtcatatttaaatttattgtcAGTTTGTAGTGCAAATAGTTTTACCATTTGTTATTCTTCTAGTTATTAAGACTAGTTAAGTcttgcacattcacagaaaatctCGTACTTCCACATTTCAAAATAAGGTGGCTTTGCAAGAGCAATTCTGATTCTGACTGTATTTTTACACGCACAAATTTTCATCAGTCGGAATTAATAACTGATGTTTTTGCCTTGATGACATGTCTAAAAAGAAAGCTTTCATAAGTCACAAATGcttttttagcaaattttttataaatatttagccACTGACAAGTTTTTAAGAATTCAATTCATTGCACATTTGCGttaggtatttttaaatctgattgagCAAAGAGTCTGATTCAAGCATTTACAagcttattttttttcccttatcGGTTTCAGGTCTACATCAGCCATTTAAATCTGATCGAAATTTCATTCAGACAGAGCTCaatcaggggtgcgtttcctaCACCATTGTTATATAAGTTGGAATTAGTTCCATTGTTACTAATGTAGTTCAgtgattcagtgttttgtaaTTCAAAggaacatgcacaaacagcatCGCAAACTTATGTGGTCACTTGTTAGTATGACATATGGACTTAGACAGATCATGCTCTTGAGGACAATTGTATGGACACTTGAGGTTGTTGTAGGGGCAACGCACACCAGATAGACTAAAGTGTTTACGTTAAGGCTTTTCAGTCCGATTAAGCCATTATTCCGATCATAAACAGATCATTTGGGTGGAATATTTACCATGTCCTTCTACACGGCCACTTTTGAATTCTCCTTCAAATTTCATCCCGTCAAACCTGCTGAAGATTCCGACCCCTTGGAATTTTCCCTGGGCGAATTCACCCTCGTACCTGTTGATCAGAAGTAGTGTTGTTTAACCCGTAAATAGTCTCCCAGTGTCACTGCCAACATGTTCATCTCTGTTTAAGTAGGTAAGTATTTTGAATCTGATCAcatgctcactcacctggatcCATCAGGAAAGACTAACACCCCTGATCCGTGGAACAGGCCATTCTCAAAATGACCTTTATAACAGGTGCCATCAGCAAACTTCAGCTCGCCTTTACCATGCCTCCGACCTGCACAGCAAACACACTGCTTCTTAAACGAACACTGTGTTTTCATCCAATAGACTAATTCTATGGCCCGCTCTCTAGTGTGTTAATGGCTCTGAAAATTAGTACTATAATTAGAATGTCATTCCTACTTGAGATCACACCTGCATTTATTACATAAGCAGTTTGGATCATTAAGCAGTGCGCTACCACCACCTCAAGCCATCCTGACCACAATTCCCACAGTAATCAGATAAACACATGTCTTGTGAACTCttgtgtttacatttagtcatttagcagatgcttttatccaaagcgacttacaaatgagtacaatggaagcaatcaaaatcaacaaaaagcaatgatatgcaagtgctataacaagtctcagttagcttaatgcagtacacgtagcaaggtttttttttttttttttaataataagaaaacagatagaatagaaaaagaatagagcaactatagtgttagaggcctttttttttttgcttttgttaattgtataataaataaaaagaaaacaaatcgatagaatacaaaaagattagaaatgtTTAAGCATGTTAATATATGTAGTGGGACTGGGGCTAGCTGTCACACTTTTATCTCTAGTGAATATTTCTCAGGCTAGGGTAATTTTTTTAGAAGTATGTACAGACACATACCTTAAAGTTTtggctaaaaaaataataataacccaAACTGTTGTCACACTACATGagggtaagttgtcacaattTGAACCTGCCACTAAACAGCCTATTGTAagcttttaatttaacatttaatcaaaagaaaaaaaaaaaaaaagaattagatCAGTCACTACCCCTAAGACGACCTGTCCTCAGATCATAAATAATATAAGAAAACGGATATAAACCTCTTTCATAAGGTTTGCATATTTTCAGATAAAGTACAACTGAAAACAATTACACTGATATTTTCTGTAGCAATCATAGTATGTCAAATGCATTACCCCAATTATAAAAAAGATCATTTCTATCATTTTAAATCAGTCCTATTGGTAGCTAGAATATATAGCTATACAGTAGACATAATTGTTTTTGTATCTGACAGTGTTGATTAAAACAATTCCAAAATATATCATTCAAaaattgacaaataaaaatgtaaataatgaataaaagtacagcatctaaaacacatttatgaaaatgtatggAAAATGTCCTgagaatttaaaacagtgttAAGTTAAAGTGAAATGTCTTGCCTTCCTTCCATTCTCCGGTATATTCTTCTCCGCTGGAATAAGTGAAGGAGCCCCTAGTTAATGTCATACCTCCACCAAGCTACAGACgacaaaaattaatattaaggtCGGTGGCAGAATTAACAGAATAGACTCAAA encodes:
- the morn4 gene encoding MORN repeat-containing protein 4 translates to MTLTRGSFTYSSGEEYTGEWKEGRRHGKGELKFADGTCYKGHFENGLFHGSGVLVFPDGSRYEGEFAQGKFQGVGIFSRFDGMKFEGEFKSGRVEGHGLLTFPDGSHGAPRNEGVFENNKLLKREKCQAVVQRAKNSASTARGLSV